TAAGATGGTATTAATGAGGAGTTGCTGTAGCTTGCGTCGCTGTCAACAAATCTTGGACATATTTCACGAACGGCTTTGGCAGTGATGAAAGCGTCCTTGACGACTTGAGGAATTCTGTCAAATATTGCACTCTCCACGAGAGAGAAAGACACTCTCACTTCATTGCCAAACACACCAAGCTCAAATCGGGGAATCGTCATCGCAAACAAGCATTGTTTGTCTACTTCCTCCAAAACCGGACTAGAAGAGTTTGCATTCTTTGGCCAAAAAGGACCAACATCGATGACTGGTACCAAATCCACAGAAAAAACCATGTTCTTGTTGTGAGGTCCATTCCAACAGAGTTCGATGATGATCGATGGCTTGGGATGTGAAATGCCTTCATCGGAAAAAGGAAGTAAGAACTTCGAGCAGATCCGGCAGGATTTCCACAATTCAGAGTCAAACATCGCAAGCCTTACAAGCTCTTCAAATTTAGATCTGACCAAATACGGTACAAGAGAGCCATTGGAATCAATAAATTCGCTAATGTTCTGTACGGCGTTGTCATCGATTGGTTCGAGACGCACAAAGCCCGGAGAGCAAGTTCCATCATCAACTACTTTAAGCGATGAGCTGAAGTATTCAAGATTGCACATGAAGTCATATTCATCAGGTAGACCGGCTTTGGTTTTTTCACGGACGCTACCCGAGAGCAATACAACGACTGACCTAAAACGCGAATCACGATTGGCTACCCTTTGCAGGATTTGGCGGATCAAAGTCTCAGTTTCCTGTTGAATCTGGGCCACTTCCGCATTTTGGAGAACTTTCCCTAATCGTGGCGTGTGCAGAATATGCAACAAATATTCCTCTACATTCGTCACCATATTGATCTGAATTTTTGTCGGGTCCGCTGAAATTGGTTCTTCTCTCTGTTGAAAAGGACGGCAAGAATCTATTTCGCTTTCCAGATTGAAATTTGCACACAGACTGCACGAGTTATTCAGTGGTGATCTCCTCTGCTTCTCGACAACTGATTTTCCAGAATAATTGTGCAGTGCAACCCGCATTTCGTGGTTCTGAGCAGACACTGCAGAATCGATAGCACTGTTACCCAGAGAATCCCTTAAAGTTAAGTCACAAGTCTGTGATGACAGCCACAAGTATTTGATTACTGTGGTGTTTCCTGTAAACTCTGCATAGTGCATGGGAGTTGACAAAAACTCGTCTTGTGCATCGATATCCCACGGAGGTAGACAGCCTCCAACCTTGAGTGTTTTGTTTGCCAGGACTGTGTGTGCAAGTGTTACGCCTTGTTTTCTAGCACAGTTCCAATCTACCTGCTCCAGGATACTCTCAAATCCATCTATGCAATCCCAGGGACAAGTAACCAGTTTCGTAGGGTTTCCACGATCATGAGATGCAGTAACCATGACAGGTGTGAAACCTTCCGCATCTTGGGCATTGATATCTCCTCCACGTGTcatcaaatcactcaaaatatcTGGCCAGTTTCTCGGAAAACAAGTGGTGCTAAAACATGCGTAATGAACAGGAGTCCGCATCATGTTGTCCCTCGCGTTCAAAGATGCACCGCTTTTAATTAAACTGCTCACGCAGGATAAAATGTCAGCTTGGGACATCACACTAGATTCCAGCGATTGCAGCATCAAGTTATGCAGCGGTGTTAAACCTTGGTTATCTGCTAACGTGGGATTTGAACCGTACTTCAAGAGAAGCTCTATGGTGGCTAAAAACGCAACTTTCCCCAAAGAGTACTTGCACGAACAAGCCACAAACAAGGGCGTTTGACCGGTTTTGCTCTGAGCATTAACATTGACACCGCTTTTCAGAAGGATTTCTGCTATTTCATATGATCCGCGTTGGCTGCAAATATGCAAGCCATTTT
The genomic region above belongs to Montipora capricornis isolate CH-2021 chromosome 8, ASM3666992v2, whole genome shotgun sequence and contains:
- the LOC138060381 gene encoding serine/threonine-protein phosphatase 6 regulatory ankyrin repeat subunit B-like yields the protein MEKYSYYDVCQVLEKGTLEEIQRLCGEIGPNAFINKDKWTLLHAASIRGRSDIVQFLINLGSNVNALDKDEKSALYYCKSEEGAKMLISAGANVNQASILGKTPLHYASMSDAPPSVVEVILQSGGQINAEDKFGDTPFLNACNMAFSCIDEEEYEMFLPKIGLLVKHQANIHHSNLKGENGLHICSQRGSYEIAEILLKSGVNVNAQSKTGQTPLFVACSCKYSLGKVAFLATIELLLKYGSNPTLADNQGLTPLHNLMLQSLESSVMSQADILSCVSSLIKSGASLNARDNMMRTPVHYACFSTTCFPRNWPDILSDLMTRGGDINAQDAEGFTPVMVTASHDRGNPTKLVTCPWDCIDGFESILEQVDWNCARKQGVTLAHTVLANKTLKVGGCLPPWDIDAQDEFLSTPMHYAEFTGNTTVIKYLWLSSQTCDLTLRDSLGNSAIDSAVSAQNHEMRVALHNYSGKSVVEKQRRSPLNNSCSLCANFNLESEIDSCRPFQQREEPISADPTKIQINMVTNVEEYLLHILHTPRLGKVLQNAEVAQIQQETETLIRQILQRVANRDSRFRSVVVLLSGSVREKTKAGLPDEYDFMCNLEYFSSSLKVVDDGTCSPGFVRLEPIDDNAVQNISEFIDSNGSLVPYLVRSKFEELVRLAMFDSELWKSCRICSKFLLPFSDEGISHPKPSIIIELCWNGPHNKNMVFSVDLVPVIDVGPFWPKNANSSSPVLEEVDKQCLFAMTIPRFELGVFGNEVRVSFSLVESAIFDRIPQVVKDAFITAKAVREICPRFVDSDASYSNSSLIPSYWLKMALFHELDKHGFDESSSLAVWVIRIYYRVYRYVCEEEVFPSFFMPQQDFIALKLKGRDKSRNLSEVQKEFDACQKLCQIIHRLLSRDEQRPHTPN